A single region of the Vicia villosa cultivar HV-30 ecotype Madison, WI linkage group LG4, Vvil1.0, whole genome shotgun sequence genome encodes:
- the LOC131596784 gene encoding uncharacterized protein LOC131596784 — MSKYSHGSISRSSTKQRYYAGECKCGLDAPLMTSWTDANPGRRFYGCGMYKLYGKKGCSHFEWYDEEMSLRAKDLICSLEQRLNAEKCKVIESKVKEDELKMKLKSNSIMYNELGRQPCCDGVMSSCELCLGVSLQFCIM, encoded by the exons ATGTCAAAGTATTCCCATGGAAGCATAAGCAGAAGCTCGACAAAGCAAAGATACTACGCAGGAGAGTGTAAATGTGGCCTTGATGCGCCGCTAATGACTTCATGGACGGATGCTAATCCAGGGAGGCGTTTTTATGGCTGTGGAATGTATAAG CTATATGGAAAGAAAGGGTGCAGTCACTTTGAATGGTATGATGAGGAGATGAGCTTAAGAGCAAAGGATTTGATTTGTTCATTAGAACAAAGATTAAATGCAGAGAAGTGTAAAGTGATTGAATCCAAGGTGAAAGAAGATGAATTGAAGATGAAGCTAAA GTCTAATAGCATCATGTATAATGAATTAGGAAGACAGCCATGTTGTGATGGAGTTATGTCTAGTTGTGAGTTATGTCTAGGTGTGAGTTTACAGTTCTGTATTATGTGA